The region ATGCTACAATATGGCACAGAATTTCAGACTCAGGTGCACGGACGATCACAGATTTCTGGGTGGTTGCAAGAATGTATAGATCAGCATAGCAAACCAAGTTCTCACATCAGTATGATGGAAATATAAGGATTGGTAAACTCTACTTCAGCTTAATATCATCAAAACAGCAGATTGATGAGATCGGCAAGCCAGCAATTCCAGTACAGGTGGACTACTAAGATGAGATGAGAACAAAATTCACTGCAAAAACAGATAACAGATACTGCAATACATGGCTGATTGTCCAAATTTAAAGGGAAATCTCTCTAATTACCATAGCATTTCGGTTGAATGGCAGTAACCTAAAGATAGTACATCAGGCCTACCTACCAAACCATAGACGGTTGCAAGGGGTACAAAGCAAATAAAACAGGTAGTTCAAGCTCCCACAtaactgcaaccaaataacatgaCAAGCCAATGTAAACTACTATCTCTACCTATTGTGCCTCCTCTgcatcttttttcttctttttcttctcctttttcttctcaCTCTTCTCAACCTCCACACTCTCTGGAGCGACATCTTCACCaccttccttgctcttcttcttcttctttttcttctcgctgCCGCCCTTCTCCTCATCAGACAGACTGCTCTTCTCTTCCTTCACTGCCTCTGAAACAGCTGATCCTGGTTCTCCcttatctttctttttcttcttcttcttctcactcTTCTCCCCTTCCACTGCCTCAGTGACCTCCTCAACCTTCATCTTCTTTGCAGGTGTGGAAGCAGTTACATCATCCTCATCAGTCTTCCTCTTTTTCTTCTCCTTGACCTCCTGACTTGGCACCACATCCTGTTGTTCGACCTTTACCTTCTCAGGCTCAGGAGCAGCTGCAATGCTAGCAATCATTGCATCGCCACCAGTAGGAAGCACCACATTTCGAAGCCACTCAGCCGGGGTCTTGTCAGTTGGCTTCCCATGCTTATCAAGGAGGCCATCggctatcatcttcttcttcttaagTGCCACCGGACCAAGTCCCCACTTCCTTGGGTATGTGTCCCTGTCCATCACCACCCTCTTGATCTTCGCTACAGCACCATGGTCGCAAGTTGCCATAACAGCAGTAGGCATCTCAGCGATACCAATGGCAATCGCCTCCCCCTTGGTAGTCATGAGAACAACCTCTTCCCCAACATCAATGTCATTCTCAAACCGGAGCAACCCAGGAATCATAAGCTTGGCACCATAGCAGATAGCATTAACAGCAGAGTCCTTCACAACAAGCCTCTTGTAGCTAGTAAGAATTACCTCAAG is a window of Triticum dicoccoides isolate Atlit2015 ecotype Zavitan chromosome 2B, WEW_v2.0, whole genome shotgun sequence DNA encoding:
- the LOC119362833 gene encoding H/ACA ribonucleoprotein complex subunit 4-like, with protein sequence MIKPQALVPSLDTSTWPLLLKNYDRLNVRTGHYTPLPSGHSPLKRPLAEYLRYGVINLDKPSNPSSHEVVAWIKRLLRVEKTGHSGTLDPKVTGNLIVCVDRATRLVKSQQGAGKEYVCIARFHAAVPDTARVARALESLTGAVFQRPPLISAVKRQLRVRTIYESKLLEHDAERHLAVFWISCEAGTYVRTLCVHLGLLLGVGAHMQELRRVRSGILGEQDNMVTMHDVMDAMWALDNHKDESYIRRVVMPLEVILTSYKRLVVKDSAVNAICYGAKLMIPGLLRFENDIDVGEEVVLMTTKGEAIAIGIAEMPTAVMATCDHGAVAKIKRVVMDRDTYPRKWGLGPVALKKKKMIADGLLDKHGKPTDKTPAEWLRNVVLPTGGDAMIASIAAAPEPEKVKVEQQDVVPSQEVKEKKKRKTDEDDVTASTPAKKMKVEEVTEAVEGEKSEKKKKKKKDKGEPGSAVSEAVKEEKSSLSDEEKGGSEKKKKKKKSKEGGEDVAPESVEVEKSEKKKEKKKKKKDAEEAQ